In the Topomyia yanbarensis strain Yona2022 chromosome 3, ASM3024719v1, whole genome shotgun sequence genome, one interval contains:
- the LOC131691664 gene encoding TBC1 domain family member 16 yields the protein MPIVSILKRASSYILGSDEDSEESNEMVYEDNEVLFCKNNICVHPPAVVRQESDVLHYPGYLTVTTKTFIDQYNNAKRPTLFLTWIPNSTLRKCPSTVENIAFFRTSNLSENKLKQHQQEQQKLQQSQNPKSSSNQSNVSKSDAVNQKVEKNGENPFAVALRIANTNPFLEPYNETIAQNSTDSKSMNCSDYSETISISSSSDKASLCNSTEYSREDVHDDEEDEGIMTSETHMSTSATEETAEEQELKTELQPLIETEETKANSMAKVLPTQTSLTSVNITIASPHIQNVDISPPEAALSQNERFMRSLSISSNEENNPNWMSPELLAYKHNLSFPESASASPIVSRKTQLKCRRFSVDLSQMRALRLFFNDENCTSGQLVIASRESQYKILHFHHGGLDHLAQVLHQWHCLLHNIKLAPGQDEPNLPYRQFMVCRPEVRQSELHPEEGKVSKITTDYFYGTLLNEKGQIEDDLQLRKCVFFGGLEKSLRKTVWPFLLHCYSTNSTFEDRAALTEIRRQEYEEITRRRLYSMSPEVQAQFWRSVQCVIEKDVIRTDRGNPFFAGEDNPNIDTMKNILLNYAFYNPGMSYTQGMSDLLAPVLCEIKSESETFWCFVGLMQRAIFVCTPTDNDIDRNLCYLRELIRLMVPSFYKHLQKHTDAMELLFCHRWILLCFKREFTEAVAIRMWEACWSNYLTDYFHLFLCLAIVAVYADDVIAQDLRTDEMLLHFSSLAMYMDGQLILRKARGLLYQFRLFPKIPCTLSGLCKRCGPGMWDSGHHPSIECIGHLDHETCALAVD from the exons ATGCCCATTGTGAGCATCCTGAAACGAGCGTCCAGTTATATTCTTGGTAGCGACGAAGACAGCGAAGAGAGCAACGAGATGGTATACGAAGATAACGAAGTCCTGTTCTGCAAGAACAATATTTGTGTCCACCCACCTGCCGTCGTTCGCCAGGAATCAGACGTTCTGCACTACCCGGGCTATTTGACGGTCACCACCAAGACCTTTATCGATCAGTATAACAATGCCAAACGACCAACCTTGTTTCTTACGTGGATCCCCAACTCAACTTTAAGAAAATGTCCTTCGACGGTGGAAAATATCGCGTTCTTTCGAACTAGCAATTTGAGCGAAAATAAACTGAAACAGCACCAGCAGGAACAGCAGAAGTTACAACAATCGCAAAATCCAAAATCTAGCTCTAACCAGTCTAACGTCTCCAAAAGTGATGCTGTGAATCaaaaagtggagaaaaatggtGAAAACCCTTTCGCGGTAGCTTTAAGAATTGCCAACACAAACCCATTCCTGGAACCGTACAATGAGACCATCGCGCAAAATTCTACTGACTCTAAATCGATGAACTGTTCCGACTACTCCGAGACTATCAGTATAAGTTCTAGCTCAGATAAGGCCAGTCTGTGCAACAGTACCGAGTATAGTCGTGAAGATGTTCACGACGACGAGGAAGACGAAGGTATTATGACTTCGGAAACGCACATGTCGACAAGTGCAACGGAGGAAACAGCTGAAGAACAGGAATTGAAAACTGAACTACAACCGCTGATTGAAACGGAAGAAACGAAAGCTAACAGCATGGCAAAAGTTCTACCGACTCAAACGTCGCTCACATCGGTCAACATTACAATTGCAAGTCCGCACATACAGAACGTGGACATATCGCCACCAGAAGCGGCACTATCGCAAAATGAACGATTTATGCGATCACTATCAATCTCATCCAATGAAGAGAACAATCCCAATTGGATGTCCCCCGAATTGTTGGCCTACAAACATAACTTGTCCTTTCCGGAAAGTGCGTCCGCCTCGCCGATTGTAAGCAGGAAGACACAGCTCAAATGTAGAAG ATTCTCGGTCGACCTAAGCCAAATGCGAGCCTTGCGTTTATTCTTCAACGATGAAAATTGTACCTCTGGTCAATTAGTAATTGCTTCGCGCGAGTCACAGTACAAGATCCTTCACTTTCATCACGGAGGATTGGATCATCTAGCACAAGTGCTGCATCAGTGGCACTGCCTTCTGCACAACATCAAGCTAGCGCCAG GTCAGGATGAACCGAACCTTCCCTATCGCCAGTTTATGGTGTGTCGCCCAGAGGTACGACAATCCGAGCTACATCCAGAGGAGGGCAAAGTCAGCAAGATAACAACGGACTACTTCTATGGAACACTTCTGAACGAGAAGGGACAGATTGAGGACGATCTCCAGCTGCGCAAGTGTGTCTTTTTCGGTGGATTGGAGAAAAGCTTGCGTAAAACAGTGTGGCCCTTTTTACTGCACTGTTACAGCACAAATTCTACCTTCGAAGATCGGGCGGCTCTGACGGAAATTCGTCGCCAAGAGTACGAGGAGATCACGAGACGGCGACTGTACTCGATGTCCCCCGAGGTTCAGGCACAGTTCTGGCGTTCGGTTCAGTGTGTCATCGAGAAGGACGTTATCCGTACGGACCGCGGTAATCCGTTCTTCGCCGGGGAAGACAATCCTAACATCGACACTATGAAAAATATTCTACTAAATTATGCTTTCTATAATCCGGGAATGTC GTACACACAAGGAATGAGCGACTTATTGGCGCCAGTGCTGTGCGAAATTAAAAGCGAATCGGAGACGTTCTGGTGCTTCGTTGGCCTTATGCAGCGTGCTATATTTGTGTGTACGCCTACCGATAATGATATTGATCGAAATTTG TGCTACCTGAGGGAATTGATACGACTGATGGTTCCTAGCTTCTACAAGCACCTACAGAAGCACACCGATGCCATGGAATTGTTGTTTTGCCACCGCTGGATTCTATT gtgctTTAAACGAGAGTTTACCGAAGCGGTTGCTATTCGCATGTGGGAAGCGTGCTGGTCCAACTACTTGACTGACTATTTTCACCTATTTCTCTGCCTGGCTATTGTAGCGGTTTACGCTGATGATGTTATTGCTCAAGACCTGCGAACAGACGAGATGCTGCTGCACTTCAGTTCACTAG CTATGTACATGGATGGACAATTGATACTCCGCAAAGCACGTGGTTTACTGTACCAATTTCGTCTATTCCCGAAGATTCCCTGTACCCTATCCGGGCTGTGTAAACGATGTGGGCCAGGGATGTGGGACTCTGGTCATCATCCGTCGATCGAGTGTATCGGTCATCTGGATCATGAAACATGCGCACTGGCTGTAGATTAA